GTTTGGTTATCAACATTTTTGCCACCAAAAACTATAAGAAAATAACACAAAAAGAAGGTGGGAACCTGTAGTTTGTAACTGGAAGTTGTGGCTTGACATAAGAATGAAATAGTATATTCTCATATTCATCGATGATGCAAACCCGAGCACATAAATCTAAAGAACCATCACTACCACCACCAACCATTTTGCAAGCAAGCGCAACTACTCTTGCTTTCCCAGTGTCGATTCTCAGGTCGTCTTGAATGCCTAAGTTTGCAAATCGATGCAGTACACCCTAAACATCATATAAATCACATAGAAGACACCCATTCATCAACTATACATACACAGGTTAAAAAATGTGTAAATATTAAGTTCAAAAATATGGTTTAATTACATTACTTCCACGCGATAGTTGACAACTATCTCGGTGAACCCTGAGAGCATTTGGGCTACTGAGGATGGTTAAACAAATAGTACATCCACGCTCTCTAAAGATCCTTTCACATTCAGCTTTAGGCAATAGTCCTAACAAGATGTTCAACAACATTATAACTAACATCGACCGATCAGAAGAAGTATATTCTCGAGTATCTAAACATGTACTACCACCGTCCCTATTTAATTGTCCACTTGAGAATTGCATAGTTAAAGAAAAGTATAATGATTAATCTGTTAGCCAATTAGATTACATTCTGATCCACTTTAACTATTTCTTATTGGCTGAAAAAAGTGAACAGTTAATTTGGAACATTTCAAAATAGAATAGTGACAATAAATTAGGGACAGAGAGAGTATATTTTTAAAACCCTGCAACAAGACACAGGTACAAATACATGTTCAACAACATATATAGTAATTAAGTGATAGTATTGTATACGGTTACATGTTCAACAACATATATAGTAATTAAATGATAGTATAGTACACGATAATATAATATGGTACCTATAAGATGATCACGAAGAGCTTCAAATGAACGACAACGTTTTCCACAAATACCACACATGGGTTCATGAACAGAGTGATATGAAATCCTCATGTGTTCCACAAGATGCTCCTTTTTGTTAAACTGCTTGTAGCATGCTGCACACTTGTTCCTAGTTCAAAAAGGCCACTTCGTTTAAATTAACAAAGTAATATTTTGAAATACTTGACCTTGTTTATTATGACAACGTTATCAACTTATCATATTTTATCGTAACTACCTTTGGGTATCTGAAGAATCCATTGTCCTATCAGCTTTGATATAACTAATCATAAGTTTTCTGTATATTGATGAAAAGAGGTGAGAGGATTTGGGGAAGAAATGGTAGAATGCATATGGTATTTATAACATTTGTGAACCAATAGGAGATTAGTGCATGGGCAGAGGAGTTCAGTCATCATATCGTGAATCTTTGTTGCGTATGCGCCTTGACGATATAACTCAATACGTCCTTGTAACATTGGGCCAACATTAGGATCTATAGAATATATTTGGTTCCGTTTGTTTCTGCTACTAGATTATTACGACATACTCCCTCCGTCCATAATCTGTTGTCAACTATTCCTTTTTACGATGTtccaaattaattgttcacttttgtaaatagatataaacatgttcatgcatattttttccaagggaaaacctacacacgaacagcaatgcgaaagggtttttttttaggcgtcaacgttgTTGATCTctggtccggttaccgtgaataacccgtacccgagatgattttctcgggagggtggccaacgaattgcccgccggtcgatagtcggaccctatcgacggcaaagggagaaaaaaccctacaagacccgtaggtaaaaaccctagagttgcgatcgtgaagacgatcgtggagaagatccgaCGATAACTGCCGTGTGCGTTGCGGACTTGCGGTGGCGGCgttgcggtgtgatcgaatgatcgtatgaggtggtgctttcattgagagagtaagagttgtatgcgattgggagattgtgaacttgatgtaggttttgccccatatttatagatgagaattagggttacttgacttggggcccaagttaattgcgtAGACTCTAATTGGGCCAaaaccctacgtcatcaagtcccccaagttcggtatgatatttttgtcaagtatcgtatcgaacttctcattatgctGCGGAAAATAAGTTCACAGGAGCCTGCGCAAACAACTGTGCGTAAACCCGCGAACATATGCGCAAAAAACCGCATGCAGAATGCGTGGGGAAACCGCATGAACTAGCATGCGTAAAACCGcatgaaaattgcgtctaaagtcgcggacaactgtgcgcaaagcgtgcgtaacctggacaaaagcgtgtggacagttgcgcaagcgcgcgaacatctgcgctaaatattcatgtacttaaaccgcatataacgaattaaaagctcaataagaaaagacaaaccttctcaaaccgaacgatagacggtagaaacatgagacataatgcatcgtgccccacggtgggcgccaattgttcatgcatattttttccaagggaaaacctacacacgaacagcaatgcgaaagggttttttttaggcgtcaacgtcgttgatctccggtccggttaccgtgaataacccgtacccgagatgatgatctcgggagggtggccaacgaattgtccgccggtcgatagtcggaccctatcgacggcaaagggagaaaaaaccctacaagacccgtaggtaaaaaccctagtgttgcgatcgtgaagacgatcgtggagaagatccggcgatgactgccgcgtgctttcattgagagagtgaGAGGCGAGTTTGGATGACCGCATGAGGtgtatgcgattgggagattgtgtgtgaacttgatgtaggttttgccccatatttatagatgggaattagggttacttgacttggggcccaagttaattgcgtagaccctaattgggccaaACCCTACGTCATCAAAACAATCAGGTAAAATTCTTTTATGCCCTTAAGACAAAAAGGTTGGTATAAAGTAAGTGGTAAACTGTAAAGCTAAGCTGACAGAAAGTACAatgtaataatgatatttattaaacTCTACGTTTTTGTCTAGGGACAGTAAAAATTAAGACAGAGGGAGTAATATTATGTGCTCCGTTCGTGTGTTTGTGTACTATTACTTGATTATTGAACTACTTAGGCTTATCGACAAGACCCTGATTACGATTTTATCAAACTGAAGTGAATACACTAACAAATCGCAAGACCGGCTTGTTTTGTAGAGGCACCTGTCTCTCCTCGTGACTTTCAACTCAATCATTATTTAATAGTCATAGTTAGTATAATCAGCTGTTTTCTTAGCCTACTTATTTAAGTGCTTCATGATGGAAGTTATTGATAATGCCAACAAAATCATGATGGCAGTACGTTCATGATGTACCATCGTTAACAACTTTAAGTAGTGCAGTCTAACTGCAGCATGCTCATATGTACTGTACCCTATCCTTTTTACTATTTTTCATATGTATTTACACCAACTCATATTTCCATGTTGTGCATTTGCTAAGTGATCTTATACGGATTCCTACAATTTTTCTTGAAATTTTGTTACTTAGTGGATGGGAGTTGTACCTTGATCATAACCAATTACCTTTATGGATCATGATTTTGAAATATTCCCATTGATCATTTAGTGGTACCTACTGAGTAGA
This genomic window from Rutidosis leptorrhynchoides isolate AG116_Rl617_1_P2 chromosome 2, CSIRO_AGI_Rlap_v1, whole genome shotgun sequence contains:
- the LOC139891983 gene encoding RNA exonuclease 4-like, encoding MISYIKADRTMDSSDTQRNKCAACYKQFNKKEHLVEHMRISYHSVHEPMCGICGKRCRSFEALRDHLIGLLPKAECERIFRERGCTICLTILSSPNALRVHRDSCQLSRGSNGVLHRFANLGIQDDLRIDTGKARVVALACKMVGGGSDGSLDLCARVCIIDEYENILFHSYVKPQLPVTNYRYESTGIRPEYLQDAMPVRHVQKKVHDFLCNGEPIWKIRPRGGKARTVVGHGLDHDMKCLEMDYPLVKIRDTAKYPPLMKTSKLSNSLKYLTKSYLGYDIQHGIQDPYNDCVATMRLYKRMRSQAHKMEEYPLATDPQNKNNFCSWRQSELERMSPNQLFEISRSDFYCWCLDTKDVA